In Cedecea neteri, a single genomic region encodes these proteins:
- a CDS encoding recombinase family protein: MLVGYVRVSTNDQNTALQKNALECAGCELIFEDKISGKTADRPGLKKVLRTLSEGDTLVVWKLDRLGRSMRHLVSLIEELRSRGINFRSLTDSIDTSTPMGRFFFHVMGALAEMERELIVERTRAGLAAARAEGRIGGRRPKLSAMQWAQAGRLIAAGETRQQVAIIYDVGVSTLYKKFPANAKP, translated from the coding sequence ATGCTGGTAGGCTATGTCAGGGTGTCAACAAATGACCAAAACACCGCGCTACAGAAAAATGCGCTGGAGTGTGCAGGATGTGAGCTGATTTTTGAGGATAAAATCAGCGGTAAAACGGCGGACAGGCCAGGGTTAAAAAAGGTACTCAGAACTCTCAGCGAAGGTGACACATTGGTCGTCTGGAAGCTTGACCGGCTTGGGCGCAGCATGCGTCACCTTGTTTCGCTGATTGAAGAGCTGCGTTCGCGCGGGATTAACTTCCGCAGCCTGACGGACAGCATTGATACCTCTACGCCAATGGGGCGGTTTTTCTTTCACGTAATGGGTGCGTTGGCCGAGATGGAACGCGAGCTTATCGTCGAAAGAACCCGGGCCGGACTGGCTGCGGCAAGAGCGGAAGGGCGAATTGGCGGGCGGCGGCCTAAACTGTCGGCAATGCAATGGGCGCAGGCCGGGAGGTTAATTGCCGCCGGAGAAACAAGGCAGCAGGTGGCGATTATTTATGATGTCGGCGTCTCTACGCTGTATAAAAAATTTCCG
- a CDS encoding tail fiber protein: MATNQFKPFATRPDANVTPQNEWENLPALLSGFTGGKASSAQVNKALRQTSFIAAALAQFVSDKSGQDVLDDGDIAAFLAKLTSGFGKQYLSRQNPFADIKADGATAVSSALANLGLGEGSALPVGVPVPWALSAAPIGWLKCNGAAFSAAQYPKLAQVYPALVLPDLRGIFIRGFDDGRNIDPGRNLLSFASDKLRSHTHSLLFGNGDGGEVPAVHEAFRKSSSLIYYAASGKSGLYISPEGDNETAPCNIVFNYIVRAA, translated from the coding sequence ATGGCTACAAATCAGTTTAAACCTTTTGCAACCCGGCCTGACGCCAACGTCACGCCGCAAAATGAATGGGAAAATTTGCCCGCGCTGTTAAGCGGTTTTACCGGCGGTAAGGCTAGCAGCGCTCAGGTGAACAAGGCGCTGCGCCAGACGTCCTTTATTGCCGCCGCGCTGGCGCAGTTCGTCAGCGATAAAAGTGGCCAGGACGTGCTGGATGACGGTGATATTGCCGCTTTCCTCGCGAAGCTTACTTCCGGCTTCGGGAAGCAATATCTCAGCCGCCAGAATCCCTTCGCGGATATTAAGGCTGATGGCGCCACAGCGGTTTCTTCGGCTCTCGCAAATCTTGGTTTGGGGGAGGGGTCGGCTTTACCTGTGGGTGTGCCTGTGCCGTGGGCATTGTCGGCAGCACCTATAGGATGGTTGAAATGTAATGGTGCGGCATTTTCAGCGGCTCAATATCCAAAGCTTGCACAGGTATATCCAGCGCTTGTATTGCCTGATTTACGTGGGATTTTTATTAGGGGGTTTGATGATGGGAGAAATATTGATCCAGGGAGAAATCTTTTATCATTCGCATCAGATAAATTGAGGTCACATACACATTCATTGTTATTTGGTAATGGTGATGGGGGTGAGGTTCCTGCTGTGCATGAAGCTTTCCGAAAAAGTTCTTCGTTAATTTATTATGCAGCCTCGGGGAAAAGTGGGCTTTATATAAGTCCTGAAGGTGACAATGAAACAGCACCGTGCAACATCGTCTTTAACTATATTGTAAGGGCAGCATAA
- a CDS encoding DUF2612 domain-containing protein, producing the protein MSKYTGRITSYHASKPLFFAHVDLSTRPFTETANTTVSLINAFDIDTAVGVQLDALGLWIGRSRIVSQPISGVYFSWDTDGLGYDQGVWQGPYDPDAGYTSLSDETYRIILKAKIAMNNWDGQNDTLPAILDAATAGAGLRMQIVDNQDMTISVWVLPETDIADVSLELLAAIKQGYLTVKAAGVWAGDIQTPSVEAPSQGGKFFGFDINNHYIAGFDDGAWERKL; encoded by the coding sequence ATGAGTAAATATACCGGGCGCATCACCAGCTACCACGCCAGCAAGCCCCTGTTTTTTGCCCACGTTGATCTGAGCACCCGTCCTTTCACTGAGACCGCTAATACAACCGTAAGCCTGATCAACGCATTTGATATCGACACTGCGGTTGGGGTTCAGCTTGATGCGCTGGGACTGTGGATTGGGCGAAGCCGCATCGTCAGTCAGCCCATTTCCGGCGTCTATTTTAGCTGGGACACCGACGGCCTGGGCTACGACCAGGGCGTGTGGCAGGGGCCTTACGATCCCGATGCAGGCTACACCTCACTGAGCGATGAAACCTACCGCATCATCCTCAAGGCAAAAATCGCGATGAACAACTGGGACGGGCAGAACGACACGCTGCCCGCAATTCTGGATGCCGCCACGGCAGGGGCGGGGCTGCGAATGCAAATCGTCGACAACCAGGACATGACCATTTCTGTCTGGGTGCTGCCGGAAACGGATATCGCTGACGTGTCCCTCGAGCTTCTCGCGGCCATTAAACAGGGATACCTGACGGTGAAAGCGGCGGGCGTCTGGGCGGGAGATATTCAGACCCCGTCGGTGGAAGCGCCGTCGCAGGGCGGCAAATTCTTTGGCTTTGATATCAACAATCACTATATCGCCGGTTTTGACGACGGCGCATGGGAGAGAAAACTCTAA
- a CDS encoding baseplate J/gp47 family protein, giving the protein MALNSETLGLSATVTAQGITAPDYQSLLGTLMDAFRQIYGTDAYLEPDSKDGQLISLVALAIHDANNAAIAAYNSFSPATAMGRALSSNVKINGIVRRAATFSTVDLLLTGIPGTTITRGSVRDDSGVTWLLPEVVSIGVDGSVIATATCASSGVMAAPAGSITIMGTPTRGWTAVTNPQAATPGVAPETDAELRIRQSQSVALPALTPFEAVEGAIANIAGVTRHKLYENDTGTVNANGLPPHSIAAIVDGGDVTDIAQTIRGKKGQGVATFGATSIVVPDLYGNPHSIAFSRPGNVPVYVDIVLKVFTGYTSQISEQMKQAIADYINGLGIGDSVLLSRIYSPANLGVVSGGKARYYDITDLLIGKSSSAVAAANVNIGYSEAASCSVDNINIMVSA; this is encoded by the coding sequence ATGGCCCTCAATTCTGAAACGCTGGGGTTATCGGCAACGGTAACGGCCCAGGGGATAACCGCGCCTGATTATCAAAGCCTGTTAGGGACTTTGATGGATGCGTTCAGGCAAATCTACGGCACCGATGCGTACCTGGAGCCGGACAGCAAAGACGGGCAGCTTATCTCGCTGGTGGCGCTGGCCATTCACGACGCCAACAACGCGGCGATTGCCGCCTACAACAGCTTTTCGCCTGCGACGGCGATGGGGCGGGCGTTATCGAGCAACGTTAAGATCAACGGTATTGTCAGGCGGGCAGCGACTTTCTCGACGGTCGATCTGCTGTTGACGGGCATTCCCGGCACGACCATCACCCGCGGTTCCGTCAGGGATGACAGCGGCGTGACGTGGTTATTGCCTGAGGTGGTGTCGATAGGCGTCGATGGCTCAGTCATCGCCACCGCAACCTGTGCCAGCAGCGGCGTAATGGCAGCCCCTGCGGGGTCTATTACCATTATGGGCACCCCAACGCGCGGCTGGACTGCGGTCACGAACCCTCAGGCTGCCACGCCGGGCGTGGCGCCGGAAACCGATGCCGAATTGCGCATCCGGCAGTCGCAGAGCGTTGCCTTGCCTGCGCTCACGCCGTTCGAAGCGGTTGAAGGAGCGATTGCCAACATAGCAGGCGTAACACGGCATAAGCTCTACGAAAATGATACCGGCACTGTCAACGCCAATGGTCTGCCTCCGCATTCCATTGCCGCGATTGTGGACGGCGGGGATGTGACGGACATTGCCCAGACGATCAGGGGCAAAAAGGGGCAGGGCGTCGCCACCTTTGGCGCAACGTCCATTGTGGTGCCCGATCTCTACGGTAATCCCCACTCGATTGCATTTTCGCGCCCCGGCAATGTGCCGGTTTACGTCGACATCGTGCTGAAAGTGTTCACCGGCTATACGTCACAAATCAGCGAGCAGATGAAACAGGCGATTGCCGACTATATCAATGGCCTTGGCATTGGCGATAGCGTGCTGCTGAGCCGCATTTACTCCCCGGCCAACCTCGGCGTGGTTAGCGGCGGAAAAGCGCGGTATTACGACATCACCGACTTGCTGATCGGTAAATCCTCCTCTGCGGTCGCGGCGGCTAACGTCAATATCGGCTACAGCGAAGCGGCCTCCTGCAGCGTGGACAACATCAATATCATGGTGAGCGCATGA